Proteins from a genomic interval of Rosa chinensis cultivar Old Blush chromosome 2, RchiOBHm-V2, whole genome shotgun sequence:
- the LOC112183542 gene encoding PHD finger protein MALE MEIOCYTE DEATH 1: MNAYAHLLWIQRSSSGVMSSSNLMDIWDCLCKNLEIRDVTLEDVAKKGNVDLRLLCGVAYGRSWFGRWGYKFWRGSYGVDEVKYEIALACLCNLDISQVVEVFRKVEDQYALVHRLKRILECYESLSPSPFKTLSDLLTFMLTYPAKSMMAKEAHTIASIPRKSWTRDQIKEALMVLINILDKRGPIRGEDLSEAASSEVSTSELLDYAISTMKNLKCARHQIVACKENPISNLMEYGLETLPLLTTEPLDVHGDAVFVYETVVLQYPEVGSEYSMVKLCVDTMLKYNYLMKGTEPCCKGSGKKVECKCGMSKDDGERFLKCNLCEVYEYLKCSGMDKTDTEAYVHICDCCLTEQKEKQLVAEAKEKSKAELDIIGEDEVRQT; encoded by the exons ATGAATGCCTATGCCCATTTGCTTTGGATTCAAAGAAGTTCTTCTGGTGTGATGTCTAGCAGTAACCTCATGGACATATGGGACTGTCTATGTAAAAATCTCGAAATAAG GGATGTTACGTTGGAAGATGTTGCCAAGAAAGGGAATGTTGATCTTCGCTTGCTCTGTGGGGTGGCTTACGGAAGATCCTGGTTCGGTAGGTGGGGatacaaattttggagagggAGTTATGGAGTAGATGAAGTGAAGTATGAGATTGCCCTAGCTTGTCTCTGTAACCTTGACATTTCTCAGGTTGTTGAAGTGTTTCGCAAGGTGGAGGATCAATATGCTCTAGTTCATCGTCTAAAGAGAATACTTGAATGTTACGAAAGTCTCAGTCCTTCCCCATTCAAGACTTTAAGTGACTTGCTTACGTTCATGCTGACTTATCCTGCCAAATCAATGATGGCAAAAGAGGCACATACCATTGCTAGTATACCCCGCAAAAGTTGGACTAGGGACCAAATAAAGGAGGCGTTAATGGTACTGATCAACATACTGGATAAGAGAGGCCCTATAAGAGGGGAGGACCTCAGTGAGGCAGCTAGCTCCGAAGTGAGTACAAGTGAGCTACTGGACTATGCAATTTCAACAATGAAGAATCTGAAGTGTGCGAGGCACCAAATTGTAGCTTGCAAGGAGAATCCAATCTCAAATCTGATGGAGTATGGACTGGAGACTCTTCCTCTCCTAACAACTGAGCCCCTTGATGTTCAcggtgatgcagtttttgtataTGAAACTGTTGTTCTACAATACCCCGAAGTCGGCAGTGAATATTCAATGGTGAAGTTGTGTGTAGACACCATGTTAAAATACAATTACCTTATGAAGGGAACTGAACCATGTTGCAAAGGCTCTGGTAAAAAGGTGGAGTGCAAGTGTGGCATGTCTAAAGATGATGGAGAAAGATTCTTGAAATGCAACTTGTGTGAGGTCTATGAGTACTTGAAGTGCAGTGGGATGGATAAAACTGACACCGAGGCATATGTGCATATCTGTGATTGCTGCCTTACAGAACAGAAGGAAAAGCAGCTTGTTGCGGAAGCAAAGGAGAAGAGCAAGGCAGAGCTAGACATTATTGGAGAAGATGAAGTCAGGCAAACCTAA
- the LOC112186146 gene encoding tetratricopeptide repeat domain-containing protein PYG7, chloroplastic → SGDASATELFELGVVMLRRKIYPAATKYLVQAIEKWDGDDQDLAQVYNALGVSCVRDRKLGDAYEQKKDFKSALNTFEEVLLFYSNNKVAQPRRDALKEQVKLYIDVLVKTNER, encoded by the exons AGTGGCGATGCTAGTGCAACGGAGCTTTTTGAACTTGGAGTAGTGATGCTGAGGAGAAAAATTTATCCAGCTGCTACTAAGTACTTGGTTCAGGCAATTGAGAAATGGGATGGGGATGACCAAGATCTTGCTCAG GTTTACAATGCCCTTGGGGTCAGTTGTGTCCGTGATAGGAAGCTTGGTGATGCATATGAACAGAAGAAAGACTTTAAGTCCGCCCTGAATACATTTGAAGAAGTGCTTCTTTTTTATTCTAACAACAAAGTGGCGCAACCACGGCGAGATGCTTTGAAGGAACAAGTGAAATTGTACATAGATGTCCTCGTTAAAACAAATGAGAGATAA